A window of Adhaeribacter arboris genomic DNA:
TAGCCATTAGAGAGTTTGGCATATTGCAAACGGGCATTGCTTTAAGTTGGTTAGTGGTTAAATATATAGATACAGAAGATAAAGTTGAAGTATTAATTAAAATATGGATAATAGGGGCCATATTTATTAATTTAATCGGTTTATACGAGGTAACGCATCAACAATATCTCATCACAACCGAAGTTGGAGATAAAATTGAACGATTAGCCATGCGGGTAGGGTTTTTAGCTCCTCGTTCAATTTTTGTTAATCAAAATAACTACGCCTTTTTCAATTCTTTAACAGCTTTGGTTCTGTTTGGAAAATTAATGAAGCGGTATCGTCCTTTTATATGGTATGCTATTAACGCATTCAGCTTATTATTAAGCTTATATGTACTAATTAGTTCTTATTCCCGTGCTGCTATTTCAAGTTTTTCTTTAGGTGTAATATTCTTCGTAATTTTTTCTGTTACTACTCCTAATAGTTACAAGAGTAATCTTTTGAAATTAGGCATCCTTCTTATCATTACCTTTATTGGGATTATTGTTATAAATGACACTTTGTTGGATGCTTTAATTAATAAACTCTATCTGGTTGTAGAGAAAAATGAAGTTACTACTGACGACGCCCGGGTTAATATTTATACTAAATCATTAAATTACGCATTAGATAACATGGGATTTGGTATGGGCCCTGGTTCTTCTCT
This region includes:
- a CDS encoding O-antigen ligase family protein; the protein is MYQIRQESLKSKLDWGYIITLFAIASVFLGSTLIKLDVSFFQLYPLRFFGFVGFFIIVFTSKKWADPFLQGFYRFSLFFLILGLVSIIWAPNVDIAIREFGILQTGIALSWLVVKYIDTEDKVEVLIKIWIIGAIFINLIGLYEVTHQQYLITTEVGDKIERLAMRVGFLAPRSIFVNQNNYAFFNSLTALVLFGKLMKRYRPFIWYAINAFSLLLSLYVLISSYSRAAISSFSLGVIFFVIFSVTTPNSYKSNLLKLGILLIITFIGIIVINDTLLDALINKLYLVVEKNEVTTDDARVNIYTKSLNYALDNMGFGMGPGSSLYPLEGIPPHNFFLQILVEYGLAILIGILFILYKAFNRIGRYQKVISNALPSILRSSILVFPLMAVGPSSIIGEGVFWLWLSFIIAYSSISYRKSQDLIQEATQKYVNLPGSLKPSVLQPK